In the Desulfuromonadales bacterium genome, ACCCCCCAGGAATACCTGCAGGTATACAGTGAGTCGACCTTCCGACTCTTCGAGACGCTCGGCTTTTTCGACATGTATCACTCCTGGTGGTTCCTGGCCCTGCTTGGCCTCTTCTCGATCAACCTGATCGCCTGTTCGATCAAGCGCTTCCC is a window encoding:
- a CDS encoding cytochrome c biogenesis protein ResB, yielding MSAKDRNAITALWDFFCSLKLTIITLILLAATSIIGTVVQQGRTPQEYLQVYSESTFRLFETLGFFDMYHSWWFLALLGLFSINLIACSIKRFP